CGTACTGCTGGATATTGGACACATGGTAATGGACGTTTTCATAGCTGTCAGCTCCGTCAATCTCCAGAGGACGGGGCTTGAAGGCGCCACCACCCATGGCGATGATGACCGACTTGGTCTGGTGGGTGTCCTTGTTGGTTGTCAAAGTGATGACTTCGCCCGGTTGGATAGCTGTCAGGGTTTCATTGAGGCAAATAGTGGTGTCAAATGGGGCTAATTGGGCTAGCAGGTTGTCCGTCAATTCTTGACCAGTCAGGCTTGGGAAGGCAGGAATGTCCAGGATGGATTTTTCAGGGTAGAGGATGGCGGGTTGTCCACCGAGTTGGGGTAGCGAATCAATCACTTTGACCTTGGCCTGGCGCAGATGGGCGTAGAAGGCAGCAAAGAGCCCAACAGGACCACCGCCGATAATGGTAATGTCGTAGATTTCAGTCATAGTCTTTTCCTTATCAATAGAGAATAGTCCTATTCTACCATATTTTCAGTCCTAAGACCGATTTTATGGGCTGTCACAGTTCAACCAAAGGATTGGTAGCTGAAAAATTCGGGCCGATATAGTATAATAGTCCAAAACTAGAGAAAGAGGAGGGGGCATGGACAAGGACGATTTGCAGTTTGAGCCCATTGAAGTGCCAGAGGATTTCGAGTCTCTGGACCAGACCAAGGCCTATACTAGCGACCAATTTACAAGCGCAGAGTCTGACATGGGAGAAACGAAAAACATAGACCTACCAGGTTTAGAAAGTGGGAAGAAAACCAGATTTAGCCGTCGCTCAGCCCGAGGCAGTCGTGACAGGTCCGATAAACCTAAAAAGGAAAGTCGGATTCCAGAGCCTGCTCGCAAATTTTGGCGCCGTTACCAGCTGACTAAAATTCTTCTGATTATCCTGGGTGTTTTGATACTGACGGTGGGAGGCTATCTCTTCTTCCTAGCCAAGACCGCAAATGTTGGCGATTTGCAGGAGGCCCTCAAGGCCAAGACGGTTATCTATGACAAGGACGGTGTGGAAGCTGGTACCCTGTCGGGGCAGAAAGGAACCTATGTGGAGCTGGATGCCATTTCGGATAATTTGGAAAATGCCGTCATCGCTACGGAAGACAGGACTTTTTATGAAAATTCTGGTATCAACTACAAGCGGACCCTGCTGGCCTTCCTCACCTTGGGCCGGTCTGGGGGTGGTTCGACCATTACCCAGCAGTTGGCCAAAAATGCCTTCCTGACTCAGGACCAGACCATTAGCCGGAAGGCGAGGGAGTATTTCCTGGCCCTTGAAATCAATAAAAAATATAGCAAGCAGGAAATCCTGACCATGTACCTCAACAATGCCTATTTTGGCAACGGGGTCTGGGGGATTCAGGATGCTAGTCTCAAGTATTTTGGGGTTAATGCTAGCGATTTGAGTCTGGAGCAATCGGCTGTTTTAGCCGGCATGCTCAAGGGGCCTGAGATTTACAATCCTTATTATTCCATTGAAAATGCGACCAATCGCCGTAATACTATTTTGCAGGTCATGGTGGATGCCCAGTTTATTGATCAGGCAACTGCTGATGCAGGAATGCAGGTGGACGTGGGCAGTCAGCTCTACGATGCTTATGCGGGCAAGGCTAGCAACTATGCCTATCCCTCTTATTTTGATGCGGTTATTGCAGAGGCTATTGACCGATATGGATTGAAAGAAAGTGACATTATCAACAACGGCTACCGGATTTATACGGAGATGGATCAGACCTCTCAGGCCAATCTCCAAGTGATTTTTAATGACGAGAGTCTCTTCCCGCAGTCTGCCTATGATAGTTCTTATGCTCAGGGGGCAAGCGTGGCCCTGGATCCGTCTACAGGTGGCGTTCGAGCGCTGGTTGGGCGGGTTAATTCATCCGAAGATTATGCCTTCCGTAACTTCAATTTCGCGACCCAGGCCAAGAGAAGTCCGGGTTCGACCATCAAGCCCTTGGTTGCCTATGCTCCGGCAGTGTCGGCAGGCTGGGAAATTGATAAAGAGCTGGACAACCACACGACGACCTACGGGACCTATACCTTGCAGAATAATGACCTGTCTACATCGGAATCTATTCCCATGTACCAATCCTTAGCCCTGTCTTACAATTTGCCTGTAGCATCCATTGTCGACACCTTGGGGATTGACACCGCCTTTGAATACGGGAAAAAATTTGGCCTGAACATGAATAAGGTTGAAAAGGTACTGGGAGTGGCTATAGGATCTGGAGTGGAGACCAATGCCCTGCAAATGGCCCAGGCCTATGGCGCCTTTGCCAACCATGGGACCATGAAGGATGCTCATCTGATTAGCCGTATTGAAACGGCCAATGGCAAGGTCATCGTGGACCACCGTTCTCAGTCGACCAAGGTGATCGATAAGTCAGTGGCAGACAAGATGACCTCTATGATGCTGGGAACTTTTACCAACGGTACAGGGGTCAATGCGGATGTCTACGGCTACAATCTAGCCGGAAAGACGGGGACGACCGAGACCAACTTTGATGTCTCTCTTATCAATGACCAGTGGATTATCGCCTATACACCTGACTTGGTTATCAGCCAGTGGGTTGGTTTTGAAAAGACTGACGAGACCCACTATATCGATGCCAATAATTCCTGGAAGGCGCCTGTGCTCTTCCAAACAGTTGCGGCCAATCTCTTGAGTCAGACCAGCGGGACACCATTTACAGTGGACAATGCTTACGCCATGAATGGCATTGTGCCTATCAATCAAGTGGAGACAGGACCGACAGAGCCGGTCATCAGCCCAGAGCAAATCCAGGAAATCAGTGACCGAGCAAGACAGCTTCTAGAAGAAACCAAGCAACAAATCATTGATGCCCAGCTACCTGAGCGAGCACGCACCCTCATAGACAATATAAGAAGTTGGTTTGAGTAGTTGTCAAATGAACTAAAACATGATAAAATAAGGTTTATTGGAGGGCTATATGGCACTAAAAAAAGCAAGCTTAGCCTGTACAGTTTGTGGATCTCGTAACTATTCTATTTCCCTATCGAGCAATCCCAAGCCAACACGGTTAGAAGTAAATAAATTTTGTAAACACTGTGGTCAGTACACGGTCCACAAGGAAACTAGATAGGAGTAGCAGGTGAAATTCGTCGCAGATATTTTCCGTATTTTAAAAGACACTGCCTGGCCAACGCGCAAGCAGAGTTGGAAAGATTTCTTCTCAGTCGTAGAATACACAGCCTTCTTCGTGGTACTTGTGTATCTATTTGACCTCATTTTGTCCAAGGGCTTGATGAGCTTGATCAATCTTTTCTAGTAAAATACTTGCCATTTGTAAAATGGAAGTGGTATAATAAAGAAAAGCGAAAGCCTTCGGGCTTTTTTTAGCGTCTTCAATACAGCTTTCAAAAGAAAGGAACGACTATGTACGATAGTTTTGATAAAGGCTGGTTTGTTCTACAAACCTATTCAGGATACGAGAACAAGGTAAAAGAAAACCTTCTTCAACGTGCACATACCTACAATATGTTGGAAAACATCTTGCGCGTGGAAATCCCAACCCAGACGGTTCAGGTAGAAAAGAACGGCGAAAAGAAAGAAGTGGAAGAAAACCGCTTCCCAGGTTATGTCTTGGTAGAGATGGTCATGACTGACGAGGCTTGGTTCGTGGTTCGTAATACGCCAAACGTTACAGGTTTCGTGGGTTCTCACGGTAACCGTTCCAAACCAACTCCACTCTTGGAAGAAGAAATCCGCCAAATCCTGGTATCTATGGGACAAACAGTCCAAGGAGATATCGATGTCAAGGTGGGCGACACAGTCCGCATCATTGACGGTGCCTTCACAGACTGCACTGGTAAAATCACTGAAATCGATAATAACAAGGTTAAGATGGTTATCTCCATGTTTGGTAATGATACCATTGCAGAAGTAAATTTGAGCCAGATTGCAGAATTATAATATCCATCAGACAGAACAGTCAACAACTGTTTTGTCTTTTTTATCAAAAAATACTTGACTGGTTAACTACTTTGTGTTATAGTTAACTGGTTAACTAAAAACAAGGAGAAATCTAATGAAGTGGATGAAATATCTCTTTTTATCACTCATGCTACTAGTCCTCCCGGCCTGTGGCCAGCAGAGCCAGTCTAGCCAAGTCCAATCTGGCCTGCGGATTGTGACTTCCTTTTACCCAATTTATTCACTGGTTAAGGAAATTTCTGGTGACTACAATGACATTCGTATGATTGGCTCCAGAAATGGGATTCATTCCTATGAGCCCTCGCCAGCAGATGTCAAGGGAATATACGACGCAGATGTCTTAATCTACCATTCTAAGATTTTGGAGTCCTGGGCCGGTCGCCTGGAGCCGAATGTGCAAGGTTCCAAGGTCAAGGTCCTGGAGGCCTCCAGTGGTTTAGAGCTACAGCGAGTTCCTGGTCTGGAGGATGTGGAGGTGACAGAGGGCATGGACGAGGCCAGTCTCTACGACCCCCATACCTGGTTGGACCCAGTTCTGGTGGGGCAGGAGGCGGTCTTGATTGGTAATTTACTGGCTGAGGCAGACCCTGAGCGGGCTAGTTACTACAACGAAAATGCCAGCAAGCTCCAGCAGCAATACCAGGATTTGGCAGACAAGTACAAGCCTATCTTTGAAAAAACAAAATCCAAGACCTTCGTCACCCAGCACACAGCCTTTTCCTATACGGCTAAGCGCTACGGCCTCCAGCAACTGGGCATAGCTGGTGTGTCAGAGGAAGAGCCTAATCCACGACAATTGGCAGAAATCAAGGAATTTGTCGATACCTACGATGTCAAAACCATTTTTGTGGAAAAGGGCAAGTCAGACAAGCTGGCCCAGACCTTGAAGAGCTCCACAGGTGTTGACCTGAAAATCTTGGACCCACTTGAGGCAGATCCAGAAAACAATCTAACCTATCTGGAAAATCTAGATGCCGTCTTAGACACCCTCGCCAAGGAATTACAGTAAAGGAGAAAACATGAAAAACAAGAAATTAGTTGGTTCAGTGGCCGCCCTGGTTCTGGGCATGAGCATTTGTAGCTACCAGTTGGGACGTTACCAAGCCACGGAAGACAGCAAGAACCGAGTAGCCTACATCGAAGACAGCCAGACAGAAAAGAGTATGCTGGCTGAACAGTTGACGCCAGAGGAAGTTTCTGCCAAGGAAAATATCGACGCCGAGCAGATTGTGGTCAAAATCACCGACCAGGGCTATGTGACTTCCCACGGTGACCATTTCCATTACTACAATGGCAAGGTGCCCTTCGACGCGATTTTCAGCGAAGAGCTGATTATGACCGACCCAGCCTATGTCCTCCAAGACAGCCACATTGTCAATGAAGTCCAGGATGGCTATGTGATTAAGGTGGATGGCCAGTATTACCTCTATCTCAAAGATAAAAAGCAGCAGAAAAATGTGCGAACCAAGGAGGAAGTTCAGAGACAGAAGGGTGTATCCTCTTCGGACAAGACCTATCAGGAGGCTGGTAGCGGCCGGACAGCAGATGGTCGCTATAAGACCGATGACGGCTATGTCTTCAACCCTACTGATGTGATTGAGGACACGGGAGACGGCTTCATCGTGCCTCACGGTAGCCACTTCCATTTTATTCCTAAGAAGGACTTGTCTCCGTCCGAGTTACAGGCAGCCCAGGCCCATATTGATGGCAAGTCCTCAAACAAGGGTCAGTCGACCAAGGCCACTTACCCGTCTCAGGGCCAGACTGGCTCGACCTCCCTTTCAAGCCACTCAGGTCAAGACTTGAACAGCCTCTTGGCCCAGCTGGATGCTACACCGCTCTCCCAGCGCCATGTAGAGGCCGACGGTCTGGTCTTTGACCCACGCATGATTAGCAAAAAGACCGCTGCCGGCGTCATCATCCCCCACGGCGACCACTATCATTTCATCCCTTACAGCCAGATGTCGCCACTGGAGGCTCAGATTGCTCGGATGATTGGGGAAAATAGCAGAGCAGGCTCAGGGCATACAGCTACCCATCCGACGCGGACTGACTATCCGACAGGCACAACCCAGCCAGCCACACCAGCCAAGCCCCCTCATCAAGCCCAGCTAAGTCCTGCACCAAAACCAGGTCCTACTGATTCCCAAGCCACTAACCAGCCATTTGTTACCTATCTAGGTCGCCGCATCCCTGCCTACGGCAAGGG
The sequence above is a segment of the Streptococcus suis genome. Coding sequences within it:
- the rpmG gene encoding 50S ribosomal protein L33, with the protein product MALKKASLACTVCGSRNYSISLSSNPKPTRLEVNKFCKHCGQYTVHKETR
- the secE gene encoding preprotein translocase subunit SecE, with the translated sequence MKFVADIFRILKDTAWPTRKQSWKDFFSVVEYTAFFVVLVYLFDLILSKGLMSLINLF
- a CDS encoding zinc ABC transporter substrate-binding protein, with the translated sequence MKWMKYLFLSLMLLVLPACGQQSQSSQVQSGLRIVTSFYPIYSLVKEISGDYNDIRMIGSRNGIHSYEPSPADVKGIYDADVLIYHSKILESWAGRLEPNVQGSKVKVLEASSGLELQRVPGLEDVEVTEGMDEASLYDPHTWLDPVLVGQEAVLIGNLLAEADPERASYYNENASKLQQQYQDLADKYKPIFEKTKSKTFVTQHTAFSYTAKRYGLQQLGIAGVSEEEPNPRQLAEIKEFVDTYDVKTIFVEKGKSDKLAQTLKSSTGVDLKILDPLEADPENNLTYLENLDAVLDTLAKELQ
- the pbp2a gene encoding penicillin-binding protein PBP2A; the protein is MGETKNIDLPGLESGKKTRFSRRSARGSRDRSDKPKKESRIPEPARKFWRRYQLTKILLIILGVLILTVGGYLFFLAKTANVGDLQEALKAKTVIYDKDGVEAGTLSGQKGTYVELDAISDNLENAVIATEDRTFYENSGINYKRTLLAFLTLGRSGGGSTITQQLAKNAFLTQDQTISRKAREYFLALEINKKYSKQEILTMYLNNAYFGNGVWGIQDASLKYFGVNASDLSLEQSAVLAGMLKGPEIYNPYYSIENATNRRNTILQVMVDAQFIDQATADAGMQVDVGSQLYDAYAGKASNYAYPSYFDAVIAEAIDRYGLKESDIINNGYRIYTEMDQTSQANLQVIFNDESLFPQSAYDSSYAQGASVALDPSTGGVRALVGRVNSSEDYAFRNFNFATQAKRSPGSTIKPLVAYAPAVSAGWEIDKELDNHTTTYGTYTLQNNDLSTSESIPMYQSLALSYNLPVASIVDTLGIDTAFEYGKKFGLNMNKVEKVLGVAIGSGVETNALQMAQAYGAFANHGTMKDAHLISRIETANGKVIVDHRSQSTKVIDKSVADKMTSMMLGTFTNGTGVNADVYGYNLAGKTGTTETNFDVSLINDQWIIAYTPDLVISQWVGFEKTDETHYIDANNSWKAPVLFQTVAANLLSQTSGTPFTVDNAYAMNGIVPINQVETGPTEPVISPEQIQEISDRARQLLEETKQQIIDAQLPERARTLIDNIRSWFE
- the nusG gene encoding transcription termination/antitermination protein NusG → MYDSFDKGWFVLQTYSGYENKVKENLLQRAHTYNMLENILRVEIPTQTVQVEKNGEKKEVEENRFPGYVLVEMVMTDEAWFVVRNTPNVTGFVGSHGNRSKPTPLLEEEIRQILVSMGQTVQGDIDVKVGDTVRIIDGAFTDCTGKITEIDNNKVKMVISMFGNDTIAEVNLSQIAEL